The Arachis ipaensis cultivar K30076 chromosome B03, Araip1.1, whole genome shotgun sequence region TAAGGGCAATAAAAGttaggaaacatttcaagtgcaccaAGAATACCGGTACtccagttattttaaccgttgatctgaattataaaaaatatatataatatatattaattgaaatcaacggttaaaacaactgatgTACCGATACTCTCCGGTGCACTTAAAATGTTTCCTAAAAGTTAAAACTCTATTTATAGAACAAATCAACAGAAATTCAAAATTCCAAGTAAGAAAGTATGATGAATAGTTATCAAATCATAGGAGGTAGTTATTTGAAAGATCAAAATGAAATATCATTGGCAACAACAAAAAAAGTCAGTTATTCATCACCGAAATCTGCATCCCATCACTACTTTAAATTTGATATGGATTTTTTTAGGCTATAAAACTTGAGATTGGGTAGGCCATTAGAGCCAGACTGTTTTTCTGACTTTTTACTCTAAGTCTCTAACCCATTGCGTAAGGCAATTGTCACAAACACAATGAAGCTGTCTTTACGATATTGACaaaattttgaaagagaaaataaaaatatatgtttaatattattcttttcttttttcagtGGCAAGCCAGTCCAACTTCCATGACAACAATACAAGATAAGGGAATACAATGGCTTCATTGAAATTTGCAGTCTCATATGCTAGGAAATATAACATCCACCGAAATTTGAAAATATCAAGGTTCAGAAAATAAAGTTTGCTAGCCCAAAATATTGGTTCTTTCTTAACTTACCTCCTGAATTGTTCTTTAGCAAATGCTATTGTCATGAATTACCATGTAAGAACTTACCATTAAAAATTCAGCCTGATAGCATTGTCTCCATCAATTGATGCATCTCCTAGTATTACATGAAATTTCAGTTGGAGTACCTATGCATGACTATGTGCTAAATATCCACAATTAAAGTGAGCTGACAGTGATTCTGAACTATGAAGTCCACCCCAACCTAGTTGATGATTGATAACTAAAAAACACAGGAGAAAAATGAGGAAATCCAAACTCCAATGACAGATTTTGCTTTATAGTCCAGAGTTGGTTATATGCACAAAGCCCTAATAACTGTGTGTACCAGAAGTATGAAAGGTCGGACGAATGAGCAAATTTCACTTGCGGATCACGGTGTCCTCTGCTTTCTGGGATCAGTTGAGACATCAAACCCAGGAGGTATAAAAACAACATCTTCCCATTTCGATGTTGAATTTTCCTGCAAAATTATAGCAAGTGTGTTTACATTAACGTAACAGATAAGACCACAGTAATGTGTAAGTGAATCAAGGTCCTTGtgagttttcttcttcttcttccattacaCACACTCACCTTCATTTGCTTTATTACATCTTCTAGAGTGGCAACCTGGAACATAAATCGCAGTAAGTCAACCAAAACAACAGGTTAGTGCATCGAAATTAGAAGGGACTGTTGTGAACACTTGCACTCTATACCTGAATATCCCCTTGCCTTAAAGTGGGGTTTAATTGATTCTGATCACTGGATGCCCTGTGAAGTGATTTTTCTAGGTCCTCCTGTGAGAATTTCACATGCAAGAGAAAAATTCCTCAGCTTCATTAACAACTACCTAAATTGTTACAGAAAGGTACATCAACTACACCTTTCTGAAGAAAAGTGGACGATATCTTTTATCCTGGCTCTTCAATATCAGACTTTTAGACTGAAACACAAGGATGAAACAATTCAAAAGATCAGCTCAGAGATttaagcaagaaaataaatggaagaGGCCTTGATTGAAATGAAGCACAAACTATGCTAACAATCTTATATGCATCATCATTCTAAGTACATTTCTAAAAGAGTTGAACAAATCCAGTTCAAAAGGTCTCTAACTCTATATATGATTATCAACCCTTTTTTCCCGCTTCATAAATCATAAACAGAAAAGATAAATCAACATTATTACATATTTAAATATTTAGATCTAGCTTCTAAGACTTTTAAACTTTCAACACTGATGAGTATTACCAATTTACCACCACTCTCACTATAGACGCATACAACACTACTCATCTCTAATTATTGTATCATGTAATCAAACTCACACTTAAATGAAAATCGCATCTATCTTAAGTCTTAACCCAGCATCAGCTGTTCATTGATGCTTCACAAGTGTAGAGTATAACATGTCAACTAAAATAGTTCAAATTCCACATTTTCATTATTGTAATTGTGTTCTTCACTTCTTCTAAGACActacaatttttttatttctggGTCTAAAAACAATGTCCTTAAGCTTTGTCAATCCTGAAAGAATGGCTGTAGGCATCAATAATTGTTCTTTCATCAATTTTTTTGAGAATAATTTCCACTTTTCCATAGCAACAAATAAGCAGCTTATCTGGAAAAGAGCTATTGAGGCTGTCATTGCTGAGAAACCAATCTGAACTTCGAAtaacattttctatttttttctatatGCACTTCTCTATTCCGCAATCTTTTCCTAAAATTCATATAGTGAATTGTTGTTGCAACTTTCAAAATCAAACATATCACAGCACCGAAAACAAAAACTCAAATGAGATATACTAAAGCAGCTGAGAGAAGAACCTGGAAAACAGGAACACCAGGAAAGCTATTGGCAGCAAAGCCAGATTTCTCCCTCACCTGTGTAATGCACAAAGCACAAATCATTACTTTCTAACTTGAACCACAAGTAACAGCCCAAACAGGGCTATTAAAAAGTTATATCAATGTAAGAAAATTGAACATCAATACACAATATTCAGAACTCACTCGCAGGGCATTCTTTACTTGAGATTGCTCAGGTATCAATCTAAATGCCACGCCATTCACCTTCAGCTGGAAAACCTATCAGAAACaatagtttttgtttttaataccAAAACggatgaaattgaaattgaacgACGGAAACGAGAATGCAATGAAGAAATTAGGGAACCTTGTTGAGCGCAACGGGAACAACTTTGGAGCCGTCACGCATGCGAGGGTCTACGGTTGAAACCTGGCGGAGCAGAGCTTGGGCGTCGTCTTCGTTGAAGCAGAAGAGGCCAAGATTCTTGCCGGTGGAGGCTCCGGCAACCAGCAAGAACTCCTCCGACGCGTTGCTGAGCGCGTACACGGGCACGCCCTCAAGCCGCTCCTCGATTGCCTCCCATGACATGGGTTGCCTCGGCATCGGCATGATGCTCTGACCGACCCGGGCCCACGGTGGGCTCAATGTTGGGCCCTGGAAGGCCCGGTGGAGAGCGGACAGTGCGTTGTGAAAGGGAGGGCGCGCGTGAGGGTTGTTATGGGCGAGTGCAGAAAGGTTTGTTTGGATATCGGAGAGTGCATTTTGGAAATTGGAGAAGCACTTATCCAAGTTCATAGCTTTCTGCTTCGGATTAAGGGTTTAGCTCAGAACTCAGTTCGGTGACTTTAATTTCAGAGCAAATCCTAAACCCTCTATGAAGGAGAAAGGAAGAAAGGAGACAACgacatatgtttttttttttatggtagTGCTTGAAACAATGATGGGCCTAAAATAATGGGCCTCTATTTATAGACCTATAGTCCCTCTGAGCTCCTTTCATAATATTGGGCCTATACATATAAAAGCCCTCTAGCCCAAAAGTTTTGGGCCGTGTGTCTGAGGTTCTTGAGGA contains the following coding sequences:
- the LOC107629409 gene encoding protein TIC 22-like, chloroplastic translates to MNLDKCFSNFQNALSDIQTNLSALAHNNPHARPPFHNALSALHRAFQGPTLSPPWARVGQSIMPMPRQPMSWEAIEERLEGVPVYALSNASEEFLLVAGASTGKNLGLFCFNEDDAQALLRQVSTVDPRMRDGSKVVPVALNKVFQLKVNGVAFRLIPEQSQVKNALRVREKSGFAANSFPGVPVFQSKSLILKSQDKRYRPLFFRKEDLEKSLHRASSDQNQLNPTLRQGDIQVATLEDVIKQMKENSTSKWEDVVFIPPGFDVSTDPRKQRTP